A part of Terriglobales bacterium genomic DNA contains:
- a CDS encoding ABC transporter permease: MNTGRWIAICLLGLVLTASLLANFIAPASYAEQFRDLPGASPSARHWLGTDDLGRDRFSRLLYGTRISLLLAPAAALVSTLLAGVIGGLAGYLGGGFEGTAMWVTDLFLSLPWLFLLVAVRAMLPLNVSPLASVIITFALLGILGWAAAARVVCAGSRTLRNSDFVLQARASGVSGPRVFAVHIFPNLAPVLLAQFWISIPVFILTEANLGVLGLGVAEPLPSWGSLLREIEGYSAASQPWLFVPLLLLVAVVTCFQVALSSKELPS; this comes from the coding sequence GTGAACACCGGGCGCTGGATTGCAATTTGCCTGCTGGGCCTGGTACTGACTGCTTCCCTTTTGGCAAACTTCATTGCTCCTGCCTCCTACGCCGAGCAATTTCGCGATCTGCCTGGAGCGTCACCTTCGGCAAGGCATTGGCTCGGAACTGATGACCTCGGCCGTGACCGGTTCTCGCGCCTTCTGTATGGAACCAGGATTTCTCTTCTGTTGGCGCCCGCGGCGGCGCTGGTTTCGACGCTGCTTGCCGGCGTGATTGGCGGCCTGGCCGGCTATCTGGGCGGAGGTTTTGAGGGTACGGCGATGTGGGTGACGGATTTGTTCCTATCGCTGCCCTGGTTGTTCCTGTTGGTCGCGGTGCGGGCGATGTTACCGCTGAATGTGTCGCCCCTTGCGTCAGTAATAATTACCTTCGCACTGCTGGGCATTCTCGGATGGGCCGCCGCGGCGCGCGTCGTTTGCGCGGGCAGCCGTACCTTGCGCAACTCGGATTTTGTCCTTCAGGCCCGCGCCTCGGGTGTCAGCGGTCCACGGGTATTTGCAGTCCACATTTTCCCCAACCTCGCGCCCGTGCTGTTGGCGCAATTCTGGATTTCGATTCCCGTATTCATTCTCACCGAAGCCAACCTCGGAGTCCTGGGACTGGGTGTTGCCGAGCCCCTGCCCTCCTGGGGAAGTCTGCTGCGGGAGATTGAAGGTTACTCCGCCGCTTCCCAGCCTTGGTTGTTTGTACCGCTGCTTCTTCTGGTCGCGGTAGTCACCTGTTTTCAGGTCGCACTTTCGAGTAAGGAACTGCCCTCATGA
- a CDS encoding ABC transporter permease: MVQRLIKHIATILLTAVLGGMLGATLVRFSPGAGVDEREFDPRLSAESVAALRQQLRTENNLPNFYRHYFAGLLHGDLGFSRTLNRPAAQLIATRFPVTLRQVSIGLLVGWTIAMLLVVPAVMLHSWQFNLLAGGLTSTLLAVPAAVLALMFVFLRAPPSLALALVVVPKIFGYSRNVMLRSYELPHVLAARCKGLGEVRVFLWHVLPVSAPQMLALVAISVTLAIGAAIPVEALCDLPGIGQLAWQAALGRDLVLLVNLTTLVTLITVTINSASDLLGRSMWRGAA, from the coding sequence ATGGTGCAGCGGCTTATCAAACATATCGCAACCATCCTGCTGACCGCCGTTCTAGGCGGCATGCTGGGAGCCACCTTAGTGCGCTTTTCCCCTGGGGCAGGCGTTGATGAGCGTGAGTTCGACCCTCGTCTAAGTGCGGAGAGCGTTGCCGCCCTGCGCCAGCAGCTTCGGACCGAAAATAATTTGCCGAATTTCTATCGCCATTACTTCGCAGGTCTCCTGCACGGCGACTTGGGCTTTTCACGAACTCTCAACCGTCCGGCCGCCCAGTTGATCGCAACCCGCTTCCCGGTCACGCTGCGCCAAGTCTCAATCGGGTTGCTGGTGGGATGGACGATTGCGATGCTGCTCGTGGTCCCAGCGGTCATGCTGCACTCGTGGCAATTTAATCTGCTTGCCGGTGGCCTCACCTCCACATTGCTTGCGGTCCCCGCAGCGGTGCTGGCGCTCATGTTCGTCTTTCTTCGGGCGCCTCCCAGTCTGGCGCTTGCGCTGGTGGTTGTTCCCAAGATTTTCGGCTATTCGCGCAATGTGATGTTGCGCAGTTATGAGCTTCCTCACGTACTGGCGGCCCGCTGCAAAGGACTGGGCGAAGTGCGCGTGTTTCTGTGGCATGTGCTGCCGGTTAGTGCTCCGCAGATGCTGGCTCTGGTGGCGATATCTGTGACTCTGGCTATCGGCGCAGCGATTCCGGTAGAAGCCCTGTGCGATCTGCCGGGCATCGGCCAGCTTGCCTGGCAAGCCGCCTTGGGCCGTGACCTGGTGCTGCTGGTCAATCTCACGACGCTGGTCACTTTGATTACGGTCACCATAAATTCGGCTTCTGACCTGCTCGGCCGCTCAATGTGGCGAGGCGCAGCGTGA